A region from the Vicia villosa cultivar HV-30 ecotype Madison, WI linkage group LG3, Vvil1.0, whole genome shotgun sequence genome encodes:
- the LOC131593299 gene encoding uncharacterized protein At5g39865-like produces the protein MSRFSFFNRSNSIHASSSEESQKPFNELLDRSGSLSRFYGSVESMKSSIRGRMVKKLCNLFESSPKESAKSEPRLASKLGSEPRAASRLGSEARSGSKLGLEPSRLGSEARSGSKLGWESGMLFRLEGAEERIVVYLTSLRGIRRTFEDCNAVKMILKGFRVWVDERDVSMDRAYRKELQCVMGEENVTLPQVFIRGKYIGGADVIKHLFESGDLKRILEGFPKMKPGFVCESCGDARFVPCENCSGSRKIFDEDEGLLKRCLECNENGLIRCPCCSCY, from the exons ATGTCGAGGTTTTCATTCTTCAATCGATCAAATTCAATTCACGCCTCTTCATCGGAAGAATCTCAGAAACCGTTCAACGAACTTCTAGACCGGTCCGGTTCGCTGAGCCGATTCTACGGTTCAGTAGAATCAATGAAATCGTCGATTCGCGGAAGGATGGTGAAGAAGCTCTGCAATCTATTCGAATCATCGCCGAAAGAATCGGCGAAATCGGAACCGCGTTTGGCTTCGAAATTAGGTTCGGAACCGCGCGCGGCTTCGAGGTTAGGTTCGGAAGCGCGTTCTGGTTCGAAATTAGGTTTGGAACCTTCGAGATTAGGTTCGGAAGCGCGTTCTGGTTCGAAATTGGGGTGGGAATCGGGGATGTTGTTCCGATTGGAAGGTGCTGAGGAAAGGATTGTAGTGTATTTGACGAGTTTGAGAGGGATTCGAAGAACGTTTGAGGATTGTAATGCGGTGAAGATGATTCTGAAAGGGTTTAGGGTTTGGGTTGATGAAAGAGATGTTTCCATGGATCGTGCTTATAGAAAGGAATTGCAG TGTGTGATGGGAGAGGAAAATGTGACACTACCTCAAGTCTTTATCAGAGGAAAGTACATTGGTGGTGCTGATGTGATTAAGCATCTATTTGAAAGTGGTGATctgaaaagaattcttgaagggTTTCCCAAGATGAAACCTGGCTTTGTATGTGAGAGTTGTGGTGATGCTAGGTTTGTGCCATGCGAGAATTGCAGTGGAAGTCGAAAAATATTCGACGAAGATGAAGGTTTGTTGAAGAGATGCTTGGAGTGCAATGAGAATGGACTCATTAGGTGTCCTTGTTGCTCTTGTTATTGA
- the LOC131657135 gene encoding protein SENSITIVITY TO RED LIGHT REDUCED 1-like, giving the protein MAASAKSLTTDGDWTVILPRRGRQRRKDTEVEKISEEKQEPWAPTDSQKDPIRETALMQKMERYITKIENSQFYQTFRDQIETSVLDYFHIVLGSETTMQMVIYGIGSIELYEPPCLQLSIAMLMKRDLNLIGNIEVFDPILSVTESRVLEALGCSVMSINEHGKREAVKPTMFFMPHCEAELYNNLLQANWKPSFLNNMVLFGNSFEEYEHYVSLCKNSPVLNSVKHILAARSFTNEIKIEKIPEDYYNAFHDSSWHFFSPVHESELQFINS; this is encoded by the coding sequence ATGGCAGCTTCAGCGAAATCTCTCACAACAGATGGAGACTGGACGGTTATTTTACCCCGTCGTGGAAGACAAAGGAGAAAAGATACTGAAGTTGAAAAAATTTCGGAAGAAAAACAAGAACCATGGGCTCCAACAGATTCTCAGAAAGATCCAATCAGAGAAACAGCATTAATGCAGAAAATGGAAAGATATATTACCAAGATCGAGAACTCTCAGTTCTATCAGACTTTCAGAGATCAGATTGAAACATCAGTTTTAGATTATTTCCATATAGTTTTGGGCTCAGAGACAACTATGCAAATGGTCATTTATGGTATTGGCAGCATTGAATTGTATGAGCCGCCATGTTTGCAACTTAGCATTGCAATGTTGATGAAAAGAGACTTAAATTTGATTGGAAACATCGAGGTATTTGATCCTATTCTCTCTGTAACCGAGTCTCGGGTTTTGGAAGCTCTTGGTTGTTCTGTCATGTCCATAAACGAGCATGGGAAGCGAGAAGCTGTGAAGCCAACAATGTTCTTCATGCCTCACTGTGAAGCAGAGTTATATAACAACCTGTTGCAGGCAAATTGGAAACCGAGTTTCTTAAATAACATGGTATTGTTCGGGAATAGCTTTGAAGAATACGAGCATTATGTGTCATTATGTAAGAACTCACCCGTTCTGAACTCAGTAAAACATATCTTGGCTGCCCGAAGTTTTACGAACGAaatcaaaattgaaaaaattCCTGAAGATTATTATAATGCATTCCATGATTCAAGTTGGCATTTTTTCAGCCCTGTCCATGAATCGGAGCTGCAATTTATCAATTCTTGA